In one Candidatus Polarisedimenticolaceae bacterium genomic region, the following are encoded:
- a CDS encoding glycosyltransferase family 4 protein has protein sequence MMICYYFPPLRASGSSRSLHFSLRLAEMGWSPTILTVEDSKDSWTETGEVVPEGLTIVRTPEWNLSRTVDVLHGATRRLLKVAGVDLTRNYYRQMLCMPDPQIAWWSTARGLRLARECDAVYASCSPFSSAVSGALIKRLTGKPLVLDFRDTWYLNPNSNDIAPRESMIRRLERFAVSACDRLVVNTRGAESLYRRRYPEWGQKVVAIPNGYDRLDVAPKRSRSGRDPFVIMHVGTFYGSRGPDTLLEALAQLDDPTIEFVQVGAPFETKHLSNVTVKNAGNLPREEALELMKTASLLYLKQGWEEKVREYTAVAAKTYEYLATGLPILAECPPGDNADIVREYAADPYVVTSRNVADVKAAIVKARAESEDAAPKITAAFVRDFDRSRLTAKLAEVLDEVTQSC, from the coding sequence ATGATGATCTGTTACTACTTCCCGCCGCTGCGCGCCTCGGGCAGTAGCCGAAGCCTTCACTTCTCCTTGCGTCTCGCCGAGATGGGGTGGAGTCCGACGATCCTGACGGTCGAAGACTCCAAAGACTCATGGACGGAGACGGGCGAGGTGGTGCCCGAGGGCCTGACGATCGTCCGGACACCGGAGTGGAATCTCTCCCGGACGGTCGACGTTCTCCACGGCGCCACCCGTCGTCTGCTCAAGGTTGCCGGTGTCGATCTGACCCGAAATTACTACAGGCAGATGCTGTGCATGCCCGATCCGCAGATCGCATGGTGGTCAACCGCACGAGGATTGAGACTGGCGAGAGAATGTGACGCCGTGTACGCGAGTTGTTCGCCTTTCAGCTCGGCGGTCAGTGGCGCGTTGATCAAGAGGCTTACGGGCAAACCGCTCGTTCTCGACTTCCGCGACACGTGGTATCTCAACCCCAACAGTAACGATATTGCCCCCCGTGAATCGATGATCCGACGCCTCGAGCGCTTCGCGGTTTCCGCATGTGACCGGCTCGTGGTGAACACCCGCGGCGCGGAATCGTTGTACCGACGGCGTTACCCGGAGTGGGGGCAAAAGGTGGTAGCGATTCCCAACGGCTATGACCGCCTCGACGTGGCGCCCAAGCGCAGTCGCTCCGGTCGAGATCCCTTCGTGATCATGCACGTCGGGACGTTCTACGGTTCCCGCGGACCAGACACCCTGCTCGAAGCGCTCGCCCAGCTGGACGACCCCACAATAGAATTCGTTCAGGTCGGAGCGCCCTTCGAGACGAAACACCTGTCCAACGTGACGGTCAAGAATGCTGGGAACCTGCCGAGGGAAGAGGCGCTCGAGCTCATGAAGACCGCGTCACTCCTCTATCTCAAGCAAGGGTGGGAAGAAAAGGTCCGGGAGTACACGGCGGTTGCGGCGAAGACCTATGAGTACTTGGCGACCGGCCTGCCGATTCTCGCCGAGTGTCCGCCGGGTGACAATGCAGACATCGTTCGAGAGTACGCGGCGGATCCGTACGTCGTCACCTCCCGAAATGTCGCCGATGTGAAGGCCGCGATCGTGAAGGCCCGCGCGGAGAGCGAGGACGCCGCGCCCAAGATCACGGCTGCGTTCGTGCGTGATTTCGACCGAAGCCGATTGACCGCGAAACTCGCGGAAGTGCTCGACGAGGTCACACAGTCATGTTGA
- a CDS encoding polysaccharide deacetylase family protein: MNRRRGQVAILMYHRVLSDQESAAGVLPGMYVRASTFARQVAWVKERWPIRTLGEVIAHPPDLDASPAVVLTFDDGWRDNLVHAWPVLRDHGVRATIFLVKEWVAAGSNSHGEFLGPKDVKMLATEGMEFGAHTATHAKLDRVDLGSAEVEMRSSKAAVEDWSGRPCELFAYPLGLHNLEAATLAGSIFRASVMAGGGWWSPGSDPALTPRINVHQNMSSTTSMFAATLALAERKPK, from the coding sequence TTGAATCGACGCCGTGGCCAGGTCGCCATCCTCATGTACCACCGCGTGCTCTCCGATCAGGAATCGGCCGCGGGCGTCCTGCCCGGAATGTATGTTCGGGCATCGACGTTTGCGCGACAGGTCGCATGGGTCAAGGAGCGGTGGCCGATCCGGACCCTTGGCGAAGTCATCGCTCACCCGCCGGACCTCGATGCGTCGCCCGCGGTGGTCCTGACGTTCGACGATGGCTGGCGCGACAATCTCGTGCACGCGTGGCCGGTGCTGCGAGATCACGGCGTTCGCGCCACGATCTTCCTCGTCAAGGAATGGGTAGCCGCCGGTTCGAACTCCCACGGCGAGTTTCTCGGCCCCAAGGATGTCAAGATGCTCGCCACCGAAGGGATGGAATTCGGCGCGCACACCGCGACACACGCGAAGCTCGACAGAGTGGACCTCGGCTCCGCGGAAGTCGAGATGAGATCATCCAAAGCAGCGGTCGAGGACTGGAGCGGGCGTCCGTGTGAACTCTTCGCTTACCCTCTCGGTCTTCACAATCTCGAGGCGGCTACCCTCGCGGGCAGCATCTTCCGTGCGAGCGTCATGGCGGGAGGAGGCTGGTGGTCTCCGGGGTCGGATCCCGCCCTTACTCCGAGGATCAACGTGCATCAGAACATGTCGTCGACGACATCGATGTTCGCGGCCACTCTCGCGTTGGCCGAAAGGAAGCCGAAGTGA
- a CDS encoding FkbM family methyltransferase: MTIRAKHLALSLLPERLLLGIKKRHYARTLRTFSHLEERDLEIVSRLVKEGDQVVDIGANVGAYTKCLSEFVGETGHVLSIEPVQPTFFILEYCVKALRLQNVQICNRAISDAAATLTMEVPPYDEGGENFYQARIVTDAPSSSLRRVHVEAVTLDSLVSSLGRPPSFVKCDVEGHELSCIRGATETIGRSRPAWLIEVSGDPDAQDSAAAALVGVLKESGYEMFWFDGTALRKRGRGDRSVNYFFLTPQHLRSLREKNTVIRDPLSATNS, from the coding sequence ATGACGATTCGCGCAAAGCACCTTGCGTTGTCATTGCTGCCGGAGCGATTGTTGCTCGGTATCAAGAAGCGGCATTACGCCCGCACGTTGAGGACGTTCTCACATCTCGAAGAAAGGGATCTCGAGATCGTTTCGAGGCTGGTCAAAGAAGGGGATCAGGTCGTCGACATCGGCGCGAACGTCGGGGCCTACACGAAGTGCCTTTCGGAATTCGTCGGTGAGACGGGTCATGTGCTCAGCATCGAGCCGGTCCAGCCGACCTTCTTCATCTTGGAATACTGCGTGAAGGCGCTTCGTCTCCAAAACGTTCAGATTTGCAACCGAGCGATCTCGGATGCGGCGGCGACTCTGACGATGGAGGTTCCCCCCTACGACGAGGGCGGGGAGAACTTTTACCAGGCAAGGATCGTGACGGATGCACCGTCTTCTTCCCTCAGGCGAGTCCATGTGGAGGCGGTAACGCTGGATTCGCTCGTGTCCTCCCTCGGCCGTCCACCCTCGTTCGTGAAGTGCGACGTCGAGGGGCACGAGCTGAGCTGCATTCGAGGGGCGACCGAAACGATTGGACGCAGCAGGCCGGCATGGCTGATCGAAGTCTCGGGGGATCCCGATGCGCAGGATTCCGCGGCCGCCGCGCTGGTGGGTGTCTTGAAGGAGAGCGGTTATGAGATGTTCTGGTTCGATGGAACCGCCCTGCGGAAGCGCGGGCGCGGCGATCGGAGCGTGAACTACTTCTTCCTGACACCGCAACACTTACGGTCGCTCCGCGAAAAGAACACGGTGATACGGGATCCCCTTTCGGCGACCAACTCTTAG
- a CDS encoding glycosyltransferase, which translates to MSFVGLNQRALLGSREQIEEARQELAKHCSRVAILPMESERWPLAQERAALRSLITGSYDEAWMASKGMRRTIREEQGTFQPDVVHFDTVGLAQYLDEMNHEGRVLNHHNIESQMMSRRADNESSSPKRRVLALQARRLLNLERRTASSFDAHLTVSDLDATRLREVAPGASVVVVPNGVDVDYFAPRHVDRQNRTPSLVFVGGLNWYPNSRAVRWFLDEIYPRIRARVPACVLTVVGKDPPADIARAAEAIGAVRLTGEVDDIRPFVSESDVYVCPMQDGGGTRLKILDALAQGKPLVATRMAVEGIPLQDGVHALLADEPVAFAEAVVKLLEDRDRARSLADAGRDFVVQRFGWPHIGERLRMAYDAALRASRDRGRALP; encoded by the coding sequence TTGTCGTTCGTCGGCCTGAACCAGCGTGCACTGCTCGGTAGCCGGGAACAGATCGAGGAGGCGAGGCAAGAGCTGGCGAAGCACTGCTCCCGCGTCGCCATCCTGCCGATGGAGAGTGAGCGCTGGCCGCTGGCACAGGAGCGCGCAGCGTTGAGAAGCCTGATTACGGGAAGCTACGACGAGGCGTGGATGGCCTCGAAAGGCATGCGCCGTACGATCCGTGAGGAACAGGGCACATTCCAGCCGGACGTCGTGCACTTCGATACGGTCGGGCTGGCGCAGTACTTGGACGAGATGAATCACGAGGGACGGGTGCTGAACCACCACAACATCGAATCGCAGATGATGTCCCGTCGGGCGGACAACGAGTCATCGAGTCCGAAGCGGAGGGTTCTCGCGCTTCAGGCCCGGCGACTCCTCAACCTCGAGAGGCGGACCGCCTCGAGCTTCGACGCCCACCTCACGGTGTCGGATCTCGACGCGACGCGTCTCCGTGAGGTTGCTCCCGGGGCAAGCGTGGTGGTCGTGCCCAATGGGGTCGACGTCGATTACTTCGCGCCACGGCACGTCGATCGACAGAACCGCACGCCCTCGCTCGTGTTCGTTGGAGGGCTGAACTGGTATCCCAACAGCCGAGCGGTCCGATGGTTTCTGGACGAGATTTACCCGCGCATTCGCGCGCGGGTCCCTGCGTGCGTTCTCACGGTCGTGGGAAAGGATCCGCCGGCCGACATCGCTCGCGCAGCAGAAGCGATCGGCGCCGTTCGGCTCACCGGCGAGGTGGACGACATTCGTCCTTTCGTATCCGAGTCCGACGTCTACGTCTGCCCCATGCAAGATGGCGGCGGCACGCGCCTGAAGATTCTGGACGCGCTCGCGCAGGGGAAGCCGCTCGTCGCCACCCGGATGGCCGTGGAGGGCATTCCTCTGCAGGACGGCGTACACGCGCTCTTGGCGGACGAGCCGGTGGCGTTCGCAGAAGCGGTGGTGAAACTCCTCGAGGACCGGGATCGAGCGCGGTCTCTGGCCGATGCAGGGCGTGACTTCGTCGTCCAGCGGTTCGGCTGGCCGCACATCGGGGAGCGTCTGAGGATGGCGTACGACGCGGCGCTCCGCGCGAGTCGTGATCGAGGCAGGGCGTTGCCGTAA
- a CDS encoding oligosaccharide flippase family protein: MKSIFKEAVGHSVIYGLGILLNRFVGFLMVPVYTHYLKPSEYGTIDMVVLTADLLATFFSMQMSGAILRFYYDKESNNDVSKVMGSGFVLSAAASSALLAVGWLLSPALAIVLLGGSESAGYFRIVFLTTAASGIVEAALIRYRAAKQPARFVAWTLVSTTLGLSLNIYLVVFRHLGIYGVLYSGVITQSIMAVMLTVVTWRSTGFGYDKALARRMFGYAFPLAFNGLGSFALQFGDRYVLRIFSGLTEIGIYGLAYKLALGLGSMLTGPFSTYWATKGFELHEDGEYGPVKDVFRYFMVVWCCAGTSLALFAVDIVKLIAAPEYARAGGMVPVLLLGMFCLAISQFVVQVLLNVKRTGLIARNRIIAAVTNVAANFALIPFLGGHGAAIATALTYLLSAVLNLVDSNRFVRVGYEWGKVIRMVAMSSAIVWAGGWGLPMVGVDHVAVRVALMLLWFPGLVVIGTLTREEAREAVALVGRQIASVRARLGGGRAEADTSASES; this comes from the coding sequence ATGAAATCCATCTTCAAGGAGGCCGTCGGGCACTCCGTCATTTACGGTCTCGGCATCCTTCTCAACCGATTCGTCGGCTTTCTGATGGTCCCGGTCTACACGCATTACCTGAAGCCGTCGGAATACGGCACGATCGACATGGTCGTGCTCACGGCGGATCTGCTGGCCACGTTCTTTTCGATGCAGATGAGCGGCGCAATCTTGCGCTTCTACTACGACAAGGAAAGCAACAACGACGTCTCGAAGGTGATGGGTTCGGGCTTCGTGCTCTCCGCGGCGGCCAGCAGCGCTTTGCTCGCGGTCGGTTGGCTGCTCTCGCCGGCGCTGGCGATCGTTCTGTTGGGGGGATCCGAAAGCGCGGGGTATTTTCGAATCGTCTTCCTGACGACCGCGGCCTCCGGCATTGTCGAAGCGGCGCTGATCCGGTACAGGGCGGCGAAACAACCAGCGCGATTCGTCGCTTGGACGCTCGTCTCGACGACGCTCGGTCTGAGCCTGAACATCTACCTCGTCGTCTTTCGGCATCTGGGCATCTACGGGGTTCTCTACAGTGGTGTCATCACCCAGTCGATCATGGCGGTGATGCTGACGGTCGTGACCTGGCGTTCGACGGGATTCGGCTACGACAAGGCACTCGCGAGAAGGATGTTCGGCTACGCGTTCCCCCTCGCGTTCAATGGCTTGGGCAGTTTCGCCTTACAGTTCGGCGATCGTTATGTGCTGCGAATCTTCTCGGGACTGACCGAGATCGGAATCTACGGTCTCGCTTACAAACTGGCGCTCGGACTCGGTTCGATGCTGACGGGCCCCTTTTCGACGTATTGGGCGACGAAGGGCTTCGAGCTGCACGAGGATGGAGAGTACGGTCCCGTCAAGGATGTCTTCCGGTATTTCATGGTCGTTTGGTGCTGTGCCGGGACCTCGCTCGCTCTCTTCGCCGTCGATATCGTGAAGCTGATCGCCGCCCCCGAGTACGCCAGGGCCGGAGGGATGGTCCCGGTGCTCTTGCTCGGGATGTTCTGCTTGGCGATATCGCAGTTCGTCGTGCAGGTGCTGTTGAACGTCAAGCGCACCGGCCTCATCGCACGTAATCGGATCATCGCGGCCGTCACGAACGTTGCGGCGAATTTCGCGCTGATCCCGTTTCTCGGCGGGCACGGGGCTGCCATTGCCACCGCGTTGACCTATCTTCTCTCCGCTGTCCTCAATCTTGTCGATAGCAACAGGTTCGTGCGCGTCGGTTACGAGTGGGGAAAGGTGATCCGAATGGTCGCGATGTCCTCGGCGATCGTGTGGGCCGGCGGCTGGGGATTGCCAATGGTGGGAGTGGATCACGTGGCCGTCCGCGTCGCGCTGATGCTGCTGTGGTTCCCGGGGCTCGTCGTCATCGGGACGCTGACACGGGAGGAGGCACGCGAAGCGGTTGCTCTCGTCGGTCGCCAGATCGCCAGCGTCCGCGCGAGATTGGGAGGCGGCCGCGCCGAAGCCGACACAAGCGCGAGTGAATCATGA
- the asnB gene encoding asparagine synthase (glutamine-hydrolyzing), which translates to MCGIVATFNKDRGRPVDPTRLAAMTEILRHRGPDQGAILVDGPIGLGHRRLSVLDLELGLQPMAGPSGATWIAYNGEVYNYREIRKELVSRGVRFKTTSDTEVVLASYEVFGLEFVDRLNGMFAFAILDQRNGSLVLGRDRLGIKPLYVWDGPETLIAASEIKAILLHPGAPNRPREEALAEYVAFRQLSGYRTMFDGIEAMTPGSLRVLGPDGSKVIRYWSPGAVADPSVSTTPQRSATDFRSLIESSVEMQLVSDVPLGTFNSGGLDSSVVTALAKRHVPGILRSFSVGFAEESYDERPHARRLASHVGAVQEEIVGDPQEFARDLPLSIWHHDEPLNHANSVFIALLSRFAKEKVTVVLTGEGSDELFGGYPRYRLVRGLEKIRRWGTGLERLVALPLVFSRGRKADLIRSSLGRSDAHLLADNARYTPDLDVHAVCGGTALGERMSRAPNGRDLMTRLRVFEIETYLHNVLERMDKMTMSAGLEARVPFLDHRIVEFALRLPTPVLMPFLRNKAVVRDAAAALVPPTNVSRSKSGFGVPVGEWMRGNGSLSHLLEMLCEPRTLERGWWDRAALLRIVEEHRSGVDHSEVLWSLANCELWARLMLEGEGRGIRLTRVPDGIPVAAHGVVVPQT; encoded by the coding sequence ATGTGCGGGATTGTCGCTACGTTCAACAAGGATCGCGGGCGCCCCGTGGATCCGACCCGGCTTGCCGCGATGACGGAAATCCTGAGGCACCGCGGACCGGACCAGGGCGCGATCCTCGTGGACGGTCCGATAGGTCTCGGCCATCGCCGCCTTTCGGTTCTCGATCTTGAGCTCGGCCTTCAACCGATGGCGGGGCCTTCGGGTGCGACCTGGATCGCCTACAACGGCGAGGTCTACAACTATAGAGAGATCCGAAAGGAGCTCGTCAGCAGGGGCGTTCGATTCAAGACCACGTCCGATACCGAAGTCGTGCTTGCGAGCTACGAGGTGTTCGGCCTCGAGTTTGTCGACCGTCTGAATGGAATGTTCGCGTTCGCGATTCTCGACCAGCGCAACGGCTCTCTCGTTCTTGGGCGCGATCGCCTCGGGATCAAGCCGCTCTACGTCTGGGACGGTCCCGAAACGTTGATCGCAGCGTCGGAGATCAAGGCGATCCTCCTCCACCCAGGTGCGCCGAACCGACCGCGGGAGGAGGCGCTGGCCGAGTACGTCGCGTTCCGGCAGCTCAGTGGATATCGGACGATGTTCGACGGGATCGAGGCGATGACGCCGGGGAGTCTCAGGGTGCTTGGGCCCGACGGGTCGAAGGTGATCCGATACTGGAGTCCCGGCGCGGTGGCCGATCCGAGCGTTTCCACGACGCCGCAGCGTTCCGCGACCGACTTCCGCTCGCTGATCGAAAGCTCGGTCGAAATGCAGCTCGTTTCCGACGTGCCGCTCGGGACCTTCAACAGCGGCGGCCTCGACTCGAGCGTGGTGACCGCTCTCGCGAAGCGTCACGTGCCGGGGATCCTGCGCTCATTCTCGGTCGGGTTCGCGGAGGAATCCTACGACGAGCGTCCGCACGCCCGAAGGTTGGCGTCGCACGTCGGAGCGGTGCAGGAAGAGATCGTCGGAGACCCACAGGAGTTCGCACGCGATCTTCCGCTGTCGATCTGGCACCACGACGAGCCCCTGAATCACGCCAACTCCGTATTCATTGCACTGCTCAGTCGGTTCGCCAAGGAGAAGGTCACGGTCGTGCTGACCGGGGAAGGGTCCGACGAGCTGTTCGGTGGGTATCCGCGGTATCGCCTTGTGAGGGGTCTCGAGAAGATCCGGCGCTGGGGCACTGGCCTCGAGCGGCTGGTCGCACTGCCGCTCGTATTCTCCCGGGGGCGCAAAGCCGACCTGATTCGGTCGTCCCTCGGACGGTCCGACGCGCACCTCCTCGCCGACAACGCCCGGTACACCCCCGACCTCGACGTTCATGCGGTCTGCGGCGGGACCGCTCTCGGGGAGCGAATGTCGCGCGCGCCGAACGGCAGGGATCTCATGACCCGGCTCCGAGTTTTCGAGATCGAGACGTATCTTCACAACGTTCTCGAGCGCATGGACAAGATGACCATGTCGGCGGGCTTGGAGGCGAGAGTCCCATTCCTCGATCACCGAATCGTCGAGTTCGCGTTGAGGTTACCGACGCCGGTGTTGATGCCGTTCCTCAGAAACAAGGCCGTGGTTCGCGATGCCGCGGCGGCGCTCGTGCCGCCGACGAACGTGAGCCGCTCGAAGTCAGGGTTCGGTGTGCCGGTTGGCGAGTGGATGCGGGGAAACGGCTCGCTCTCCCACCTCTTGGAGATGCTCTGCGAGCCTCGAACACTCGAAAGGGGCTGGTGGGATCGGGCAGCGCTTCTGAGGATCGTTGAGGAGCATCGCTCGGGAGTGGATCATTCCGAGGTCCTTTGGTCGCTCGCCAATTGCGAGTTGTGGGCCAGGTTGATGCTCGAAGGGGAAGGAAGAGGCATCCGGCTGACTCGAGTGCCCGACGGGATCCCCGTGGCCGCCCACGGCGTCGTCGTCCCCCAGACCTGA